CTATAAAATAAGAGGAGCCTACAATAAAATGTGCACCCTTACCGATGCCGAAAAAGTACAGGGAATCATCTGTGCCAGTGCAGGAAATCATGCTCAAGGAGTAGCTTATTCTTGCCATCTTTTGAAAATAATGGGTAAAATTTATATGCCAAAAACAACTCCTAAACAAAAAGTAAAACAGGTCGAATTGTTCGGAAAAAACTATGTTGAAATCATTTTGACAGGTGATACTTTTGATGATGCTTACGCAAAATCCATAGCAGATGCCACCGAAAACAATAAAACGTTTATCCATCCTTTTGATGATTTAGAAGTTATTGCGGGACAAGGAACTGTTGGTTTAGAAATTCTGGATGATTATCACGAACCTGTTGATTATGTTTTCATTCCTATTGGTGGTGGCGGACTGGCTTCGGGTTTATCAACTGTATTCAAACAATTAAGTCCCAATACCAAAATTATTGGAGTAGAACCTCAGGGTGCTCCTTCGATGAAAACGTCTATTGCCAATCACAAGAATACACCTTTAACTACTATAGATAAATTTGTCGACGGCGCTGCTGTAAAACAAGTAGGTGACCTGACATTTGAAATTTGCCAAAAAAACTTAGAAGACATTATACTGGTTCCCGAAGGAAAAGTGTGCACCACCATTTTGCGTTTGTATAATGAAGAAGCTATGGTAGTAGAGCCTGCAGGAGCATTGACCATTGCTGCTTTAGATTTTTACAAGGAAGAAATAAAAGGAAAAACAGTAGTTTGCATTGTTAGTGGAAGTAACAACGACATTGAAAGAACTGCCGAAATAAAAGAACGATCCTTACTCTATGAAGGATTGATGCATTATTTCATGATTCAATTTCCACAACGTCCTGGAGCCTTAAAGGAATTTGTAAACGACATCTTAGGACCTGATGATGATATTACCTATTTTCAATTTGCCAAAAAGAATAGCCGTGAAGTGGGATCAGTAGTTGTGGGATTAGAATTGAAGAATCCAAATGATATTCATGCTATTAAAAACAATATGAATTCTAAAGGATTTGAATACCAATACCTCAACGAAAGACATGACCTTTTCACCCAATTGATAGGATAAATTAACAATTCTTTTTCTATCGAGTTTTTAATTATGAGCTATCTTTGAATAGCCTTTTTACACCTAAAAATATCATGACAAACAAAGACATTTCAAATATAGAAGATATTCAACTATTAGTTAACACCTTTTACTCAACAGTGCAAAAAGACGAATTGATTGGCGCCATTTTTAATGAAAAAATAGGTGACCGATGGCCAGAACATTTGGAAAAAATGTATCGTTTTTGGCAAACAATTTTACTCGAAGAACATACTTATTCTGGAAGTCCTTTTCCTCCGCACAGACAGCTTCCCGTTGAGAAAAAACACTTTAACCACTGGATGGAAATTTTCACACAAACCGTAGATAGTTTATTTGTAGGACCATTAGCTGAAGAAGCCAAATTAAGAGGAGCTAATATGGCTGAAATGTTTAATTATAAAATTGAATATTTCAGGCACGAAGGGAAACACCCGCTTTTATAAAAAACTAAGTTAATGTTCTTGAACTACTCAGAAAGCAAAAGAAACCATATAAAAAATATTTATTACTTTTAACAAATGAAAAAACGGTTGCACATATTTATCATAATTCTAACGCTTGGCTTCTTTCTTTTGCCAGCTTTGACTTATGCATGTGGGACTAAATCAGAAAAAGATTGTTGCAAAAAAGAAGTTTCTTCAAAATCCGAAAAGAAAGAATGCAGCAAAAACAATCATTCAAAAGATAAAAGCGACAACTGTGGTGGAAAATGTGGGCATACAAACTGTACAACTTCATCTGTAAATTTCAGTATAATTTCGTTTTCCGAAATTGAATTCAAAGACAATAATTTTGATTTTTCAGATGAAAAATCAAAATTTTATGATTCAGAAACCTTTATTACTTCAGGTTTTACTTCTGTTTGGCTACCGCCAAAAATAAAATAATTTTAAACTATGACAGCCATAGGTCTGCCTTATTGAAAGCAACCACATTCCTTTCAAAATTATTTATTTACAAAAAATAGTGTCAAAAAAAGGGAAAAGAAATTCATAAGATCTTTTCACCATAAAACATTAATATGAAACAAAGTATTTAAATACTTTGTTTTCAAAAAACATAAAATCATGAGAAAATCAACATCAAAATTATTGGTAGCAATTACAATAATGTTATCAATTATAGCAAGCTATGCACAAAATACAAAAACTAAAACACAAAACGCGAGCGATAGTGAACAAGCAGAGCAAACAGATCAACTTGCAGCAGTTTTCAATAATTATTTTGCCATAAAAGATGCTTTAGTAAAAACAGATGGAGCAATGGCTTCAGCAAAATCAACATTAATGCTTTCGGCAATAAATGCAGTGAAAATGGACAAATTAGAAATGAAAGTTCATATGGTTTGGATGAAAGTTATTGCTGATTTAAAAGAAGATGCCGAACATATTTCGGATACAAAAGATGCAAAACACCAAAGAGATCATTTTAATACACTTTCAAAAAACATTTATGCACTAATAAAAGCATCAAAACAAACAACTCCAACCTATTACCAATTTTGCCCAATGGCAAACAAAGGCAAAGGAGCAAATTGGCTAAGCAAAGAAAGTGCCATCAAAAATCCTTATTATGGATCAATGATGCTGACTTGTGGCAAAACGGTTGAAACTTTAAAATAATTTCATTAAAATGGAAGTAAAAAAAAATAAAAACATAAGACTGCTATCAACTATAGCAATCTTATGTTTTATTTCGACATCCCTTTTTTCACAAAAAATTGTTCGATATGACCTTTACGTTCGCGATACGATCGTAAATTTTGGAAACAGCTCCAAACACGCATTTGCTGTAAATGGTCAGATTCCGATGCCAACCTTAACTTTCACAGAAGGAGATATAGCCGAAATTTATGTACACAATGAATTAAAAGAAAACACTGCCCTGCATTGGCACGGATTATTTCTACCAAATAAAGAAGATGGTGTTCCTTATTTAACGCAAATGCCAATCGCACCAAATACAACACATAAATACAGTTTTCCGATTATTCAAAACGGAACCTATTGGTACCATAGTCATTCTGGACTTCAGGAACAAATTGGTCTATATGGGCTTTTTATCATAAACAAAAAGAAAGGTGATTCTACTTTTAGAAAAGACATAGATGATTTACCAACGATTCCGATTATTTTGAGCGAATGGACTGATTTAAAACCAGAAAACGTTCAACGGATGCTGCACAATGCTAATGATTGGTTTGCTATAAAAAAAGGAACGACTCAAAGTTATGCAGAAGCCATAAAACAAGGACATTTTTCGACTAAAATCACAAATGAATGGAAACGGATGAATGCCATGGATGTGAGCGATGTTTATTATGAGACATTTTTAATTAATGGTAAAAATGAAGAGCAACTTTCTCAATTTAAACCTGGTGAAAAAGTCAGACTTCGAATTGCAAACGGAGGTGCTTCAAGTTATTTTTGGCTTACTTATGGAGGCGGAAAAATAACAGTTGTTGCCAGCGATGGTAATGATGTTCAACCCGTAGAAGTGGATCGTCTGATTATCGCCGTTTCGGAAACTTATGATGTCGTGGTTACGATTCCTCAAGACAAAAAATCCTTTGCATTCTTAGCGACTGCTGAAGACAGAACAGGGTCGGCTTCTTTATTTTTAGGCGATGGTATTAAACAGCCTGTTGCCCATCTTTCGAAATTAAAATATTTTGATGGAATGAAGATGATGAACGATATGATGAAAATGAATGGTGAGATGAACGATATGGATATGAATATGTCATTGAATAAAATGGACATGAATTCTGTAATGTATCCCGAAATCACAGGTGAAGATGAATATTCAAAAGCAACAAATCATTCGGATCATACTATGGAAAACATGAACATGTCAAATGATAGTACCGAAACTGCAGATATAATTACTTTGAATTATGGAATGCTAAAATCTCCAACCAAAACAAATCTTCCGAAAGAGGCGAATGTAAAAGAATTGCGTTTTGAATTATCAGGAAACATGAACCGCTATGTCTGGAGTTTAGACAATAAAGTAATTTCTGAAACCGATAAAATCTTAATTAAGAAAGGAGAAAACGTTCGGATTGTACTGTATAATGGATCAATGATGCGTCATCCTATGCATTTACACGGGCATGATTTCAGAATCTTGAACGAGCATGGTGATTACTCACCATTAAAAAACGTCATTGATATTATGCCTATGGAAACCGACACTATCGAATTTCAGGCAAATGCTGATGGCGATTGGTTTTTTCATTGTCATATTTTATATCATATGATGGCAGGAATGGGGCGTATTTTTAGTTATGAAAATTCGGCTCCGAATCCGTTAATTCCTGATCCGAAAATGGCTTATAAAATGTTAAAAATGGACGATCGTATGTTTCATTTTATGGCAGAAAATGATTTTGCTTCCAATGGAAATGATGGAGAAGCTATGTTTAGCAATACGCGCTGGAGCATAGGAACTGAATGGAGATTGGGTTACAATGATCATCATGGTTATGAAACCGAAACACATATTGGCCGCTATATTGGAAAAATGCAATGGATTATGCCATTCGTTGGCTTTGATTGGCGCTACCGAAAGATGGAGGATGGAGAAACTGAACAAAATGTTTTTGGACAAACTAATACTAAAGATAATCGCTCTGTTTTTAGTGCAGGACTTGAATATGTTTTACCAATGCTTATAAAAGCACAAGCAGAGATTTTTACTGATGGAAATGTAAGACTGCAATTAATGCGAAACGATATTCCAATCTCTAAAAGAGTGCGAATGACCCTAATGTGGAATACTGATAAAGAATATATGGCAGGTTTAAAATACATCATAAAAAGAAACTTTGGTATAACTACACATTACGACAGCGACATGGGAATAGGTTTGGGAATTAATTTGAATTATTAAATCCTATACAAATACTTGAATAGTATTCTTTTAAAACCCTATCAACCCTAGCCCGGATAGCAGTGAAAATCCTTTTTGTATAAAATCTATTTTTTTGTAGCTAATGCAGAGCGACCAACGGAAGCTCCTGCAATAGCTTACAAAAAATGATTTTATACAAAAAGATTGAAACGAATAGCCGGAATAGCTTCAAATACCTTTCGCTATAAATTTAGCATAAAACGAAGGTGAAAACAGGATAAAATTGTAAATTTGCTAAAACTATATCGTTTTCGTTATGAACTCAAAAATAAAAAGCAATCCTCTTTTAGATCGATTACCAAAGCATTTAAAGCAATTTATAAAACCTCAAGATTACAGCGATTACACTCCTATTAATCAAGCGGTTTGGCGTTATGTAATGCGCAAAAATGTAAATTATCTTTCGAAAGTAGCACATAGTTCTTATTTGGATGGTTTGAAAAAAACAGGGATTGAAGTCGATAATATTCCGAGTATGTATGGAATGAATCGCATACTAAGTGAAATTGGATGGGCTGCGGTGGCGGTGGATGGTTTTATTCCGCCGAATGCATTTATGGAATTTCAGGCGTATAATGTTTTGGTAATTGCTTCCGATATTCGTCAGCTCGAACATATAGAATATACTCCTGCACCAGACATTATTCATGAAGGTGCCGGACACGCACCCATTATTGCCAATCCGGAATATGCAGAATATCTGCGCCGTTTTGGAGAAATAGGATGCAAAGCCATTTCCTCACATAAAGATTATGAAATGTACGAGGCTATTCGATTGCTTTCTATTTTGAAAGAAGCTGAAGGAACTCCGCAAAACGAAATTCAAGCTGCTGAAAAAGCAGTGGAAGACCTGCAAAACAATATGGGTGAATTATCTGAAATGGCTCAAATTCGGAATCTGCACTGGTGGACAGTAGAATATGGCTTAATAGGAACTTTGGAAAACCCCAAAATATATGGCGCTGGATTGCTGTCCTCTATTGGCGAAAGCGCTTGGTGTATGACGGATAACGTCAAGAAAATCCCTTATGATTTTTCGGCTGTAAATCAGAGTTTTGATATAACCAAATTACAGCCTCAGCTGTATGTTACTCCCGATTTTACTTATTTGAGTTTGATTCTGGAAGAGTTTGCTAATACTATGGCTTTGAGAACTGGAGGTTTATCGGGTATTCAAAAGCTGATTCATTCCAAAGCGTTGGGAACTGCTGAATTGAGTACTGGTTTACAAATTTCAGGAGTTTTTACAAATGTTATTGAAGAACATGGAAAACCAATTTACTTTCAAACCACAGGAAAAACGGCGCTGTCATATCGTGAAAAAGAATTAGTTGGGCATGGAACTGATACCCATCCAGAAGGTTTTGGCAGTCCGATAGGAAAATTAAAAGGAATCAATTTGGCCATTGAAGACATGAGCCCTAGAGATTTACAAGCCTATAACATTTATGAAGGTCAAACCGCTACACTTGAATTTGAAGGTGATATAAAAGTGGTTGGAGAAATCGTTACTGGAAAGAGAAATCTGCACGGAGAAATTATTCTGATTTGTTTTAAAAACTGTACCGTAACTCACGGAGACACTGTTTTATTTAAACCAGAATGGGGAAATTATGATATGGCTGTAGGCAAAAAACTGGTTTCGGCTTTCTCTGGACCAGCTGATGTGAGCAGTTTTGATTTGATTTTGCACGTTCCTTCGAGCAAAACCATTAAAGCTAAACAAACTGCCGAAAGAGATGATTTGGAAATATTGTATCAAACTGTAAGAAACATTCGTGAATCTAACGACACTTCAACTTCTCTTGAGCCAATCTTCACAAAACTCCAAGAAGAACATCCAAATGACTGGTTGCTTTCTATAGAACTCATTGAACTTTTGAATACACGAAATGAAACAGTTTTAATGCAACAAGTGATTTTACATTTAGAAAACTTAAAAAAACAACGTCCCGAAATCAAAAAATTAATTTCGAATGGATTGGAATTGATTTTTGAAAACGAAGAGACTACTCACTAAATGATATAAAAACGAATTTCACGAATTAACACAGATTATAATTATTTTGTCCATTCGTGAAATTTGTGTTTTAAATATTTTATAACTTCAAACCCTGTTGAAGTGCTTTTTCGTTTTCTATTACTTTACCGTTGTATTCTAGCTTCCAACCCATTGTATTAGTCAGAATCAAAATCTTGGAAAGTTCGCTTATCAAACGATTTTGAGCATTGGATTTCAAGGATGATTTGTCGATTTTCTTAGCAAGATTTGCCTTTACCGATTTATTGATTTTATTGTAATCATCGCCAGTAAAAGGATTCATTTGGCTTTGTTGTACATCATAATATTTTATATCTGGACTTATCTTGATTTCTTCTTTTGGAATACTTATAATGGTAATGATTTTGTTTGCCTCGTCAATATCGTATTTAAGTTGATGCAAATCATATGAAACTGCAACATCGGCATTGACAATGACAATTGCTTTTTTTTCAAAAGAAAGCATATCCATCATGTACTTTTGCTGGTTTTTATAGGTAATCACTTCTGAAAAATGACCTTCAGTAACCACCAATTTACCCACATTCACAATTTGCTGTTGAATCAAATTTGTATTGTACTCTAAGGATGAATCATCTCCTTTTTTGAACTCACAAAATTTGAAAGCCAAAATCACAGCGATTACAATTCCAACTACGGCTAAAATTCTTTTGAGCATATTTTGCATTCTATAATATTATTTAGACCAATTTACTTCTTTTTTTCAAAAGACAAATTAAGTGTTTTATGTTTTTTTTAAAAAGGATATCCAATGGCAATATTAAGCATCAAGTTATCTTTTCTCCAAGTACTACTTCCAAAATCAATATTATCAATTACCCAACGATCATTTTCGGACAACCAAGGTTTTCTTAACGGTATTGCCAAATCAGTTCTTAAAATCAAAAAAGAGAAATCAAATCGTAAGCCTGCTCCAGCGCCCACAGCGATATCTTTCATAAAATCTTTAGAAATTTCGGCTCCAGGTTTATTAGGATCTGCATTTAAGAGCCAAATATTTCCAGCATCTACAAACAATGCTCCATTAACTACACTGAACAATTTTGCTCTGTATTCACTACTGAACTCTAATTTCAAGTCACCCGCTTGATCTGGTAAGTATGAATTTGTTGTGACTGTATTGAAATAACTTCCCGGACCAAGTGTTCTGGCTCTAAAAGCACGAATACTATTGGTTCCTCCTGATACAAATTGTTTTGATGTTGGCATAACATTCGAATTTCCGTATGGCAATCCGATTCCAACAATAATTCTACTTGCCAATTGTGTTTCTTTACTTAGCTTTATGTAATGACGAAAATCTGTCTTAAATTTTACATATTGACTAAGCGGCACATTAAATATCTTTACAGTATCCTTCTTTTTGATATTCGCTCCTGTTAGTAAACCTGTTATGTTTCCTGCCAAATCTAATTCTCCATTAAAATAGATAGTATGTTTTTTTCGCTTTTGCATCGTATTGGTGTAAGTGTACGAATACGTAGGTCCAAAGATCAGCTGTTTTTCGATGACTTTCCCCAAAGCTGCATCTTCATCTATATCTTCCTGATATTCAGCTGTTACATTATTTGGACTTACATAGGTAATATCCATAATATTTAACTGATGTTCTTTTCGAGCACTTTCTCTCCATAAATAACCAAAAGATGCATTAAAAGAATTTAGCGAATACAATTGGGTTCTGTTTTGAAATTCATATCGAACCGTGGCTTTAGTTCTAGGGACAAACTCACTATTTCCTTGGATATTAAATGGAGTAATAAATCTTGGCCATGTCAGACTGGTTTCAGTTCCCAGTTTATATATGTTTTTTCCGTTATTTTCTCCTCCAAGCTGAAAATCTGCACCGCCAAAAACAGATACAGTAAGCAGTTCAGCTCCTCCAAATAGATTTCGGTTATTCCAGTTTACATTAATTTCAGAACCTGTATAACTTGCAGAATTCGTTTTGCCTACAACTTCAACACGAATAAATTTTTTAGGCAAGAGTGTCAAATAATAATAGGAATCTAAAGTGTTTTTTATACTATCCGAAGTTTTGAATTCATTTTTCACAAAGCTGAATGTTCCCAGATTCACAAAACGATTCAGTGTAAGATTATGATCTTTCCGATTATAAAAGTCGCCCTTTTTGAAAAGTATTGCTCTGTCAAAAACTCTGGGATTAAAAGTGTCAGCCGTATCAATAATAGTAAAATCGTTGTATTGAACAATGTCTTCTTTTTTATATTTTACAGTATCTTTTGAAACCGAAAAATTTGGATATACTACAATTTTATCAATCTTATAAGCGATTTTGGCTTTTTCGGGCATTTCATCTTTTATTTTTAATTTGATGTTTACCTGATAATCACCCTTTGTACTATCTACCTGAGCCAAAATATAATCTGGGTTAAAATAGTAAAACCCTCTTTCTTTTAATCTGGCATCAATACGTTCCCGTTCGTTTTTTATAACATCCAGATCGTATGCATTTCCCTCTTTCAATAATGATCTTCGGCTTGTTTTTGCAATTGCTTTTCCTAAAGCAGAAGAATCATCAGGAAATTTTACTTCTTTTATTTTGTATTGTTTTCTTGGCTGAATGATATATTCTGCTGTTACTCTTTTATTTCTCACAGTAGAATCGGCACTGACTCTGTTTTTAAAATAACCACGGTTTTCTGCAAAACTTCTTAAAACAGCTGCGTTATAATCTAAACCAACTTTACTAAAAAGCACAGGAGGCTCCCCAACTTTATTTCTTAGCCAATGTCTTATACCTTTATCTTTTTTAGGTTCGCCAGCTATATTGTAGATCCATAATTTAGGACGCAAGCCTAGTATTTTTTTATTCGGTTTAGGCCGTAACAATTCTTCCAGTGCTTTCTCCAGTTCTTTTCTTTCTTTCTTTTTCATAGTGGAATCCTTTACTGTTACAGAACCTCCTGTGTACAGTAAATCACCTTCTGGCAAATATTTAGTATTGCTACATCCAAAAACAAAAAATATGGACAGCACTATAAAATATTTTATATATCTAATTTTCATATTGCTATGTTTTTTGCTCATTTTCAATTTGATCTTTCTTTTCTTCTTTTGCCTTTTCTTCTTTTTCTTTGAGTTTTCTTCTTTCTTTAAATATTTTTTCTTGCGCAATCATTAGTTTTTCAGCATCCGTACGATGAAATAGTTCTCTGAATTTATTGTAACTCATCGTGATAACAAAAGCTACTCCCGTTTCTATTACCTGACCTTCAACCGCTACCTGATATTCATTTTTGCGATAAGCGCGAACCATATATCTGCCGTCTCTTGTAAGTTGATAATCTAAAGAAACATCACCGGCAATATTTGTAGTTTCTTCATTGGCACGCTCTTTTCCTTCAACACCAAAACTGCTTCCTACAGTAACTTTTAGTCGGTCATCAAGCAGTTTTTTTGAAACTGCGACATTAAGATCCGTTCTGTTTTCCATTGATCCGGAAGTATAATCATCTGTTGATTCTAAATCAAAGTCTAACTCAAATCCTTTTACTAATTCTCCGGCAAGATCATTTAATTGCTGAGAAAGTATTTTACTCACACTTTGTCTTGCTAAAGATTCTGCATTGGTTCCGCCACTTTCACTTGCAAAAGGATTTTCGCCAACAAAACGGTTTAATAATAAAAGTGCAAAAACTTGTTTGTTTAATTCTGCTGGTTCTTGTCTGAGCTGTTCCAATTTTGTCTGAGAGGCCGACACAATATCTGATGAAACTCCATAATTCCCGTCAGGAAGTTTAATATCAAATGTGATTTCGGGTTTGAGCAATTCACCATTCATTTTCAATAAAGTCTGAAACGGAATTTTTTGCTTGTATGTATTTTTGACTGTCGTGCTTACATCTCCTCCCAATTGGTTTCCGAGTAAATCAATTGGAGCCGCATTCATTTTATAAATTGCTGTAATATTTAAGGTTGCCAAAGTTGGTTCTCCATTCCATACAATATAGCTTCCTTGTTGAATTTCAAATTTTCTTCGAATGGCATTAAAATTCATTTCATAAGCTCCGTCAGAAACTTCATATTTCCCTGTAAGAGTTGTTTTTCCTGAAGGGTCAATTCCTCCAGTAAGTTCAGCTTCACCCTTTAGATTAAGGTAATCACCATTTCCTTTATCAATAATCAATGTAAGTTCAGCTTCTTTAACTAAAGAAATATCAACGCTTACATTCATACCAATCAAATCTGACTGATTCAATTTTTTCTTCATCTCAGCAGTTTGTTTCAGATATAAATTATCTTCATCAACAAACTCTACAATTCCTTCTCTGTCTGCAATTGAAGGGTCGGATTGAGGTAAAACAACTGTAAATTTAGTTTCCTTATTTATTTTAATATTTCCGCCTACAATAGGATTTTCGAGTGTTCCTTTTATGTCTAATTGTGTGTCTAAAAATAAATCTCCGTAAAACAAATCATTATCCGAAGCTTTAGAATGTATTGCTCTAAAATCATCAGCCAATACTTTTAAATCAAAATTATAATTTCTAAAATCTGGAGATTGGATTGTACCGCTTAGAGCCAATTTATTATCATTTTCATCATAAAGTGTAAAAGTGTCAAACGTAATTACATCATTGCTGAAAGTGATTTTTTCATTCTCTGTTTTAAAATAAGAATTCAGTTTTGTAATTCTAAAACCAGAATCATTAAAATTTAACTCTCCTGCAACTTTCGGTGTTGCGGTATTTCCTGTGATTTTGAAATTTCCTGATAAAAACCCTGTTCCATCGCTAACATTCCCCATTGAAAAACCCTGAATACTTTTAATGTTCAATTTATTGATGTCTACATTCAAATCTAAATTTCCATCACTAATTTTGTAATTTCCATTAAGATTTACATCGTTTCCTTCTCCACTTAAAACTACATTTGCAACAAGTGTATTTGTAGTTTTGTTATCTACTTTTATTTCCAGATTTCCAACAGGTTCTCCTCTAAAAGCAAAATTATCAACTTTTATATCCGAAGTAAAAATGGGTGATGTCATTGCATTTTCGACAACTGCATTCCCATTGATTAACCCCTGCATCAAGAGCTTATCTTTTTTGACGATGTTCAGAATAGTTTCAATTTTGAAATTCACAAAATCAACCTGAATGGGCGCATTGTTCTGTGGTCCTTGAGATTGTATTTTAAGTTCGTTACCTGAATTATCTAAGAAAAACTTATTAATGTATAATCTGTTATCTCCAAACTCAATTGCATTTTCAGGATTAATATTCCATTTGTCATAATTAAGCACGAAATTATCAGAATTGATTTTCAGGATATTTTTGGCATCCTGACGTAGAAATTCTCCAGCGATGACGTACTGTTCTTTGTCTTTGGTATCTTTTACCTGCAAGGCATACGTAAGAATATTATTTTCTACTTTTCCGGATAAACTCGTAAATGGAACTTTCAATTCACCGCTTTCAATCGTTGCTACTGAAATTTGATATTCTAAAGCATTTTCTTTGGCTTCAATATTTATTTTGCCATCGGCAATTGTATTATTGGCATATACAATTCTTGGAATCGTTCCTTTTATTTC
The Flavobacterium sp. 5 DNA segment above includes these coding regions:
- the ilvA gene encoding threonine ammonia-lyase IlvA, with protein sequence MDLFKTIEQAQKQLQEVISPTPLIENLNLSEEFGARVLLKREDLQVVRSYKIRGAYNKMCTLTDAEKVQGIICASAGNHAQGVAYSCHLLKIMGKIYMPKTTPKQKVKQVELFGKNYVEIILTGDTFDDAYAKSIADATENNKTFIHPFDDLEVIAGQGTVGLEILDDYHEPVDYVFIPIGGGGLASGLSTVFKQLSPNTKIIGVEPQGAPSMKTSIANHKNTPLTTIDKFVDGAAVKQVGDLTFEICQKNLEDIILVPEGKVCTTILRLYNEEAMVVEPAGALTIAALDFYKEEIKGKTVVCIVSGSNNDIERTAEIKERSLLYEGLMHYFMIQFPQRPGALKEFVNDILGPDDDITYFQFAKKNSREVGSVVVGLELKNPNDIHAIKNNMNSKGFEYQYLNERHDLFTQLIG
- a CDS encoding group III truncated hemoglobin, yielding MTNKDISNIEDIQLLVNTFYSTVQKDELIGAIFNEKIGDRWPEHLEKMYRFWQTILLEEHTYSGSPFPPHRQLPVEKKHFNHWMEIFTQTVDSLFVGPLAEEAKLRGANMAEMFNYKIEYFRHEGKHPLL
- a CDS encoding DUF3347 domain-containing protein — protein: MRKSTSKLLVAITIMLSIIASYAQNTKTKTQNASDSEQAEQTDQLAAVFNNYFAIKDALVKTDGAMASAKSTLMLSAINAVKMDKLEMKVHMVWMKVIADLKEDAEHISDTKDAKHQRDHFNTLSKNIYALIKASKQTTPTYYQFCPMANKGKGANWLSKESAIKNPYYGSMMLTCGKTVETLK
- a CDS encoding multicopper oxidase domain-containing protein, translated to MEVKKNKNIRLLSTIAILCFISTSLFSQKIVRYDLYVRDTIVNFGNSSKHAFAVNGQIPMPTLTFTEGDIAEIYVHNELKENTALHWHGLFLPNKEDGVPYLTQMPIAPNTTHKYSFPIIQNGTYWYHSHSGLQEQIGLYGLFIINKKKGDSTFRKDIDDLPTIPIILSEWTDLKPENVQRMLHNANDWFAIKKGTTQSYAEAIKQGHFSTKITNEWKRMNAMDVSDVYYETFLINGKNEEQLSQFKPGEKVRLRIANGGASSYFWLTYGGGKITVVASDGNDVQPVEVDRLIIAVSETYDVVVTIPQDKKSFAFLATAEDRTGSASLFLGDGIKQPVAHLSKLKYFDGMKMMNDMMKMNGEMNDMDMNMSLNKMDMNSVMYPEITGEDEYSKATNHSDHTMENMNMSNDSTETADIITLNYGMLKSPTKTNLPKEANVKELRFELSGNMNRYVWSLDNKVISETDKILIKKGENVRIVLYNGSMMRHPMHLHGHDFRILNEHGDYSPLKNVIDIMPMETDTIEFQANADGDWFFHCHILYHMMAGMGRIFSYENSAPNPLIPDPKMAYKMLKMDDRMFHFMAENDFASNGNDGEAMFSNTRWSIGTEWRLGYNDHHGYETETHIGRYIGKMQWIMPFVGFDWRYRKMEDGETEQNVFGQTNTKDNRSVFSAGLEYVLPMLIKAQAEIFTDGNVRLQLMRNDIPISKRVRMTLMWNTDKEYMAGLKYIIKRNFGITTHYDSDMGIGLGINLNY
- a CDS encoding aromatic amino acid hydroxylase, producing the protein MNSKIKSNPLLDRLPKHLKQFIKPQDYSDYTPINQAVWRYVMRKNVNYLSKVAHSSYLDGLKKTGIEVDNIPSMYGMNRILSEIGWAAVAVDGFIPPNAFMEFQAYNVLVIASDIRQLEHIEYTPAPDIIHEGAGHAPIIANPEYAEYLRRFGEIGCKAISSHKDYEMYEAIRLLSILKEAEGTPQNEIQAAEKAVEDLQNNMGELSEMAQIRNLHWWTVEYGLIGTLENPKIYGAGLLSSIGESAWCMTDNVKKIPYDFSAVNQSFDITKLQPQLYVTPDFTYLSLILEEFANTMALRTGGLSGIQKLIHSKALGTAELSTGLQISGVFTNVIEEHGKPIYFQTTGKTALSYREKELVGHGTDTHPEGFGSPIGKLKGINLAIEDMSPRDLQAYNIYEGQTATLEFEGDIKVVGEIVTGKRNLHGEIILICFKNCTVTHGDTVLFKPEWGNYDMAVGKKLVSAFSGPADVSSFDLILHVPSSKTIKAKQTAERDDLEILYQTVRNIRESNDTSTSLEPIFTKLQEEHPNDWLLSIELIELLNTRNETVLMQQVILHLENLKKQRPEIKKLISNGLELIFENEETTH
- a CDS encoding DUF4230 domain-containing protein, with protein sequence MLKRILAVVGIVIAVILAFKFCEFKKGDDSSLEYNTNLIQQQIVNVGKLVVTEGHFSEVITYKNQQKYMMDMLSFEKKAIVIVNADVAVSYDLHQLKYDIDEANKIITIISIPKEEIKISPDIKYYDVQQSQMNPFTGDDYNKINKSVKANLAKKIDKSSLKSNAQNRLISELSKILILTNTMGWKLEYNGKVIENEKALQQGLKL